One part of the Capricornis sumatraensis isolate serow.1 chromosome 13, serow.2, whole genome shotgun sequence genome encodes these proteins:
- the SESN1 gene encoding sestrin-1 isoform X2, whose protein sequence is MRLATAANEAYTASLAVSELLGCKQCGGSRGQDEELGIRIPRPLGHGPSRFIPEKEILQVGSEDAQMHTLFTDSFAALGRLDNITLVMVFHPQYLESFLKTQHYLLQMDGPLPLHYRHYIGIMAAARHQCSYLVNLHVNDFLHVGGDPKWLNGLENAPQKLQNLGELNKVLAHRPWLITKEHIEGLLKAEEHSWSLAELVHAVVLLTHYHSLASFTFGCGISPEIHCDGGHTFRPPSVSNYCVCDITNGNHSVDEMQVNSAGNVSVSDSFFEVEALMEKMKQLQECREEEEASQEEMASRFEIEKRESMFVFSSDDDEVTPARDVSRHFEDTSYGYKDFSRHGMHVPTFRVQDYCWEDHGYSLVNRLYPDVGQLIDEKFHIAYNLTYNTMAMHKDVDTSMLRRAIWNYIHCMFGIRYDDYDYGEINQLLDRSFKVYIKTVVCTPEKVTKRMYDSFWRQFKHSEKVHVNLLLIEARMQAELLYALRAITRYMT, encoded by the exons ATGCGCCTGGCTACAGCCGCGAACGAGGCGTATACGGCGTCTCTGGCCGTCTCGGAGCTGCTGGGCTGCAAGCAGTGTGGTGGGAGCCGCGGCCAGGACGAG gaACTTGGAATTAGAATTCCTCGACCACTAGGACACGGACCAAGCAGATTCATCCCAGAAAAGGAG ATTCTCCAAGTGGGGAGTGAAGATGCACAGATGCATACTTTATTTACAGATTCTTTTGCTGCTTTGGGTCGTTTGGATAATATTACCTTAGTGATGGTTTTTCACCCACAGTATTTagaaagtttcttaaaaactCAACACTATCTACTGCAAATGGATGGGCCATTACCCCTTCATTATCGGCACTACATTGGAATAATG gcTGCAGCAAGACATCAGTGCTCCTATTTAGTGAATCTCCATGTAAATGATTTCCTTCATGTTGGTGGAGACCCCAAGTGGCTTAATGGTTTAGAGAATGCtcctcaaaaactacagaatttaGGAGAACTTAACAAAGTGTTAGCCCATAGACCTTGGCTTATTACCAAAGAACATATTGAG ggaCTTTTAAAAGCTGAAGAGCATAGCTGGTCCCTTGCAGAACTGGTACATGCAGTAGTTCTCCTCACACACTATCATTCTCTTGCCTCGTTCACATTTGGCTGTGGGATCAGCCCAGAGATTCACTGTGACGGCGGCCACACATTCAGACCGCCTTCTGTTAGTAACTACTGCGTCTGTGACATCACAAACGGCAATCACAGTGTGGATGAGATGCAGGTCAACTCAGCAGGCAATGTTTCG GTAAGTGATTCCTTCTTTGAGGTTGAAGCCCTCATGGAAAAGATGAAGCAGTTACAGGAATGTCgagaagaagaggaggcaagtcAGGAAGAGATGGCTTCAcgttttgaaatagaaaaaagagagagcaTGTTTGTCTTCTCTTCAG atgaTGATGAAGTTACACCAGCAAGAGATGTATCACGTCACTTTGAGGATACTAGTTATGGCTATAAGGATTTCTCTAGACATGGAATGCACGTCCCAACATTTCGAGTCCAG GACTATTGCTGGGAAGACCATGGTTATTCTTTGGTAAATCGTCTTTATCCAGATGTAGGACAGTTGATTGATGAAAAATTTCACATTGCTTACAATCTTACTTATAACACAATGGCAATGCACAAAGATGTTGATACCTCAATGCTCAGACGGGCTATTTGGAACTATATTCACTGCATGTTTGGAATCAG ATACGATGACTATGACTATGGTGAAATTAACCAGCTATTGGATCGTAGCTTTAAAGTTTATATCAAAACTGTTGTTTGCACTCCTGAAAAGGTTACCAAAAGAATGTATGATAGCTTCTGGAGGCAGTTCAAGCACTCTGAGAAG GTTCATGTTAATCTGCTTCTTATAGAAGCTAGGATGCAAGCAGAACTCCTTTATGCTCTGAGAGCCATTACTCGCTATATGACCTGA